A section of the Trichomycterus rosablanca isolate fTriRos1 chromosome 6, fTriRos1.hap1, whole genome shotgun sequence genome encodes:
- the LOC134317347 gene encoding octapeptide-repeat protein T2-like — protein sequence MDRVRQTSKRTESGRRTESGRRTESGRQANGQSGRRTESGRRTESGRQTESGRQANGQSQADKQSPAERQSQANKQTDRIRQTDRVKQTDRVKQTDRIRQTSKWTESGRQTESGKQANRQSQADKQSPAERQSKANKQTDRVRQTNRVRQRDRVRQTSKRTESGRRTESSRRTESGRHRDSESKFNC from the coding sequence ATGGACAGAGTCAGGCAGACAAGCAAACGGACAGAGTCAGGCAGACGGACAGAGTCAGGCAGACGGACAGAGTCAGGCAGACAAGCAAACGGACAGTCAGGCAGACGGACAGAGTCAGGCAGACGGACAGagtcaggcagacagacagagtcaGGCAGACAAGCAAACGGACAGAGTCAGGCAGACAAACAGAGTCCGGCAGAGAGACAGAGTCAGGCAAACAAGCAAACGGACAGAATCAGGCAGACGGACAGAGTCAAGCAGACGGACAGAGTCAAGCAGACGGACAGAATCAGGCAGACAAGCAAATGGACAGagtcaggcagacagacagagtcaggcaaacaagcaaacagacagagtcaGGCAGACAAACAGAGTCCGGCAGAGAGACAGAGTAAGGCAAACAAGCAAACGGACAGAGTCAGGCAGACAAACAGAGTCCGGCAGAGAGACAGAGTCAGGCAAACAAGCAAACGGACAGAATCAGGCAGACGGACAGAGTCAAGCAGACGGACAGAATCAGGCAGACATCGTGACAGCGAATCTAAGTTCAACTGTTAA